A single genomic interval of Stenotrophomonas sp. ZAC14D1_NAIMI4_1 harbors:
- the lpxD gene encoding UDP-3-O-(3-hydroxymyristoyl)glucosamine N-acyltransferase: MNTPTYTAQQLADQFGLQVHGDPATAIRGVATLAHAGAGQLTFLANPRYRAQLADSQASLVVLRAEDAEAAPGAALVAKDPYTTFAKIAALFDVAPVREPGIHPSAVIDPQAQVAASAHIGPFVTIGARSVVGENCIIGAGSIIGEDCTLDTGCELIARVTLVTRVKLGKRVRIHPGAVLGADGFGLAMDAGKWIKVPQLGGVRIGDDCEIGANTCVDRGALEDTVLAEDVRLDNLVQIAHNVQIGAHSAIAGCTGIAGSAKIGRYCLLGGAVGVVGHLEICDKVVITGKSVVRNSITEPGEYSSGTPLTDNRTWRKNAARFKQLDALARRILSVSKEKE, translated from the coding sequence GTGAATACTCCTACCTACACCGCCCAGCAACTCGCCGATCAGTTCGGCCTGCAGGTCCATGGCGACCCCGCCACCGCCATCCGTGGCGTGGCTACCCTCGCCCATGCCGGTGCCGGCCAGCTGACCTTCCTCGCCAACCCGCGCTACCGCGCCCAGCTGGCCGACAGCCAGGCCTCGCTGGTGGTCCTGCGTGCCGAGGACGCCGAAGCCGCCCCCGGCGCCGCGCTCGTCGCCAAGGATCCCTACACCACCTTCGCCAAGATCGCCGCGCTGTTCGACGTCGCACCCGTGCGTGAGCCGGGCATCCACCCCAGCGCGGTCATCGACCCGCAGGCCCAGGTGGCCGCCAGCGCCCACATTGGCCCGTTCGTCACCATTGGTGCGCGCAGCGTGGTCGGCGAGAACTGCATCATCGGCGCCGGCAGCATCATCGGCGAAGACTGCACCCTGGACACCGGCTGCGAGCTGATTGCCCGCGTCACCCTGGTCACCCGCGTGAAGCTCGGCAAGCGCGTGCGCATCCATCCCGGTGCCGTGCTCGGCGCCGATGGCTTCGGCCTGGCGATGGATGCCGGCAAGTGGATCAAGGTGCCGCAGCTGGGCGGCGTCCGCATCGGCGATGACTGCGAGATCGGCGCCAATACCTGCGTCGACCGTGGTGCGCTGGAAGACACCGTGCTGGCCGAAGACGTCCGCCTCGACAACCTGGTGCAGATCGCGCACAACGTGCAGATCGGCGCCCATTCGGCCATCGCTGGCTGCACCGGCATCGCCGGCAGCGCCAAGATCGGCCGTTACTGCCTGCTCGGCGGCGCCGTCGGCGTCGTCGGCCATCTGGAAATCTGCGACAAGGTCGTGATCACCGGTAAATCGGTGGTCCGCAACTCCATCACCGAACCGGGCGAATACTCGTCCGGGACGCCCCTGACCGACAACCGCACGTGGCGCAAGAACGCCGCGCGCTTCAAGCAGCTCGATGCACTGGCCCGTCGCATCCTGTCTGTGAGCAAGGAGAAAGAATGA
- a CDS encoding 1-deoxy-D-xylulose-5-phosphate reductoisomerase, with translation MDAAADLRRVAVFGATGSIGASTLDVIARHPQRYQATVLAAGRQVQALLALCRQHRPAHAVIADDSLYAELRDGLRDAGLATEAHAGAAALDQLAASDACDTVVAAIVGAAGLSSTLAAAAAGKRILLANKESLVLAGELLTRTAERGGAEIIPIDSEHSAIFQCLRSRDASLDGAGVRRILLTASGGPFRGRSRAELEQVTPAQAVAHPKWSMGPKISVDSATLMNKGLEVIEAHHLFKVPGERIEVLVHPQSLVHSLVEFVDGSTLAQLGLPDMRTTLAVGLGWPQRIESGVSGLDLLAQGRLDFEAPDTEAFPCLALAWQAMQAGGTAPAVLNAANEEAVSAFLQGRIGFLSIPALVANALSTLPTEAADTLEGLLSADQRARQLTLNAIDAA, from the coding sequence ATGGATGCTGCTGCAGACCTGCGCCGGGTCGCCGTATTCGGCGCCACCGGCTCGATTGGTGCCTCCACGCTGGACGTGATCGCACGCCACCCGCAGCGCTACCAGGCCACGGTGCTGGCCGCCGGCCGCCAGGTGCAGGCCCTGCTGGCGCTGTGCCGCCAGCATCGCCCCGCCCATGCCGTCATCGCCGATGACAGCCTGTACGCCGAACTGCGCGACGGCCTGCGCGACGCTGGCCTGGCCACCGAAGCCCACGCCGGCGCTGCCGCGCTGGACCAGCTCGCGGCCAGCGATGCCTGTGACACCGTGGTTGCCGCCATCGTCGGTGCCGCCGGCCTGTCCTCGACCCTGGCCGCTGCCGCCGCCGGCAAGCGCATCCTGCTGGCCAACAAGGAATCGCTGGTGCTGGCCGGCGAGCTGCTGACCCGCACCGCCGAACGCGGCGGCGCCGAGATCATCCCGATCGACAGCGAGCACAGCGCCATCTTCCAGTGCCTGCGCTCGCGCGATGCCAGCCTGGACGGGGCCGGCGTGCGCCGGATCCTGCTGACCGCCTCCGGTGGCCCGTTCCGTGGCCGCAGCCGCGCCGAACTGGAGCAGGTGACCCCGGCCCAGGCCGTTGCCCACCCGAAGTGGTCGATGGGCCCGAAGATCTCGGTCGATTCGGCGACGTTGATGAACAAGGGCCTGGAAGTGATCGAGGCGCACCACCTGTTCAAGGTGCCCGGCGAGCGCATCGAGGTGCTGGTCCATCCGCAGAGCCTGGTCCATTCGCTGGTCGAGTTCGTCGACGGCTCGACCCTGGCCCAGCTGGGCCTGCCGGACATGCGCACCACCCTGGCCGTCGGCCTGGGCTGGCCGCAGCGCATCGAATCGGGCGTATCCGGGCTGGACCTGCTGGCCCAGGGCCGGCTCGATTTCGAAGCGCCCGATACCGAGGCCTTCCCCTGCCTGGCCCTGGCCTGGCAGGCGATGCAGGCCGGCGGCACTGCTCCGGCGGTGCTGAATGCCGCCAATGAAGAGGCGGTTTCAGCGTTTCTTCAGGGCAGGATCGGTTTCCTGAGTATTCCCGCGCTGGTTGCTAACGCTCTTTCAACACTGCCGACCGAAGCAGCCGATACACTGGAGGGCCTGTTGTCCGCCGACCAGCGGGCCCGCCAGTTGACCCTGAACGCCATCGACGCCGCCTGA
- the pyrH gene encoding UMP kinase, producing MSKLAYRRILLKLSGEALMGDEDYGIDPKIINRLAREVIEAQQAGAEVALVIGGGNIFRGAGLAAGGMDRVTGDQMGMLATVINALAMQDALEKLGAKARVMSAIKINDVCEDYIRRRAIRHLEKGRLVIFAAGVGSPFFTTDSGAALRAIEIGADLLLKATKVDGVYDKDPNKHSDAVRFDSLSYDEVIRRGLEVMDTAAFALARDSDLPMRVFDMGQPGELLKILGGANIGTLVQGRDPA from the coding sequence ATGTCCAAGCTCGCCTATCGCCGCATCCTTCTGAAACTGTCCGGGGAGGCGCTGATGGGAGATGAGGACTACGGCATCGACCCGAAGATCATCAACCGCCTGGCCCGTGAAGTGATCGAGGCCCAGCAGGCGGGCGCCGAAGTGGCGCTGGTGATCGGCGGCGGCAACATCTTCCGCGGCGCCGGCCTGGCCGCAGGCGGCATGGATCGCGTCACCGGCGACCAGATGGGCATGCTGGCCACGGTCATCAACGCCCTGGCCATGCAGGACGCGCTGGAGAAGCTGGGCGCCAAGGCCCGCGTGATGAGCGCCATCAAGATCAACGACGTGTGCGAGGACTACATCCGCCGCCGCGCCATCCGCCACCTGGAAAAGGGCCGTCTGGTGATCTTCGCCGCCGGCGTCGGCAGCCCGTTCTTCACCACCGACTCGGGCGCGGCCCTGCGTGCGATCGAGATCGGCGCGGACCTGCTGCTGAAGGCCACCAAGGTCGATGGCGTGTACGACAAGGACCCGAACAAGCACAGCGATGCGGTCCGCTTCGACAGCCTGAGCTACGACGAAGTGATCCGCCGCGGCCTGGAAGTGATGGATACGGCCGCCTTCGCGCTGGCCCGCGACAGCGACCTGCCGATGCGCGTGTTCGACATGGGCCAGCCGGGCGAGCTGCTGAAGATCCTCGGCGGCGCCAACATCGGCACCCTGGTCCAGGGCCGCGACCCGGCCTGA
- a CDS encoding phosphatidate cytidylyltransferase translates to MTKTRVLAALIMAPVAIAAILLLPTQWLAAAAAAVFLIGLWEWLKLAGIEDTLARTVLLVLNLLLMVLMVWADGSSLVLFQLATLVGVAWWLAALVWLRFFTFGAQPGSPARILKLLAGTLAIVPAWASLVLIHAGGDPPGHLGHLWLLAALALVWAADSGAYFAGRHFGKHKLAPRISPNKTWEGLFGGLLAGVAVAVGLGLLAGVDVAHLPGLLVTSVVAVFASVLGDLYESLIKRHAGAKDSGHLIPGHGGVLDRVDGVLAALPVFALGKEIFGF, encoded by the coding sequence ATGACCAAGACCCGAGTCCTCGCCGCGCTGATCATGGCGCCGGTGGCCATTGCCGCGATCCTGCTGCTGCCCACCCAATGGCTGGCTGCGGCCGCCGCCGCCGTGTTCCTGATCGGCCTGTGGGAATGGCTGAAGCTGGCCGGCATCGAAGACACCCTGGCCCGTACCGTGCTGCTGGTGCTGAACCTGCTGCTGATGGTGCTGATGGTGTGGGCCGATGGCAGCTCGCTGGTGCTGTTCCAGTTGGCCACCCTGGTCGGCGTGGCCTGGTGGCTGGCCGCCCTGGTCTGGCTGCGCTTCTTCACCTTCGGCGCGCAGCCGGGCAGCCCGGCACGCATCCTCAAGCTGCTGGCCGGCACCCTGGCCATCGTGCCGGCATGGGCGTCGCTGGTGCTGATCCATGCCGGCGGCGATCCGCCGGGCCACCTGGGCCACCTGTGGCTGCTGGCCGCGCTGGCGCTGGTCTGGGCCGCCGATTCGGGCGCCTATTTCGCCGGCCGCCACTTCGGCAAGCACAAGCTGGCCCCGCGCATCAGCCCCAACAAGACCTGGGAAGGCCTGTTCGGTGGCCTGCTGGCCGGTGTCGCCGTGGCCGTGGGCCTGGGCCTGCTCGCCGGCGTGGATGTCGCGCACCTGCCGGGCCTGCTGGTCACCTCGGTGGTGGCCGTGTTCGCCTCGGTGCTGGGCGACCTCTACGAAAGCCTGATCAAGCGCCACGCCGGCGCCAAGGATTCGGGCCACCTCATTCCTGGCCACGGCGGCGTGCTGGACCGCGTCGACGGCGTGCTGGCCGCCCTGCCGGTGTTCGCGCTGGGCAAGGAAATCTTCGGATTCTGA
- the fabZ gene encoding 3-hydroxyacyl-ACP dehydratase FabZ — protein MSQPQTLPDMAQIQTLLPHRYPFLLVDKVLSIDYEARKIVATKNVSINEPFFQGHFPNQPIMPGVLIIEAMAQAGGVLTQLTLGRDSQSKLFYMVKVDKARFTKQVVPGDVLEMHVEIKRVIRNMAVYDCVAKVDGEVVACAEVLCAGTRD, from the coding sequence ATGAGCCAGCCCCAGACCCTGCCGGACATGGCGCAGATCCAGACGCTGCTGCCGCACCGCTACCCGTTCCTGCTGGTCGACAAGGTTCTGTCGATCGACTACGAGGCCCGCAAGATCGTCGCCACCAAGAACGTCAGCATCAACGAGCCGTTCTTCCAGGGCCACTTCCCCAACCAGCCGATCATGCCGGGCGTGCTGATCATCGAAGCCATGGCCCAGGCCGGCGGCGTGCTGACCCAGCTCACCCTGGGCCGCGATTCGCAGTCCAAGCTGTTCTACATGGTCAAGGTCGACAAGGCCCGCTTCACCAAGCAGGTGGTGCCGGGCGACGTGCTGGAAATGCACGTCGAGATCAAGCGCGTGATCCGCAACATGGCCGTGTATGACTGCGTGGCCAAGGTCGACGGCGAAGTCGTCGCCTGCGCCGAGGTGCTGTGCGCCGGCACCCGCGACTGA
- the rseP gene encoding RIP metalloprotease RseP, with protein MTDFIGSVWWMIVSLGLLVTFHEFGHYAVGRLCGVKVLRFSVGFGRPLWSRRDKHGTEFAIAALPLGGYVKFLDEREVEVHPHERGQAFNHKTVWQRIAIVAAGPIANLLLCILLLWAMFVIGKQDYSATIGRTTGIAASAGLSSGDRVLRVDDRDVVTLGDASMALTAAAMDRRDVTLEVLDSSDQVRNRTLPLSQLPAGFDERRVPSLAGLQWQAALQPAQVDSLTADSAVAGLLQAGDVIVAIDGQRIDGADQVSPQIQELGRRGGPGMIEVLRGGERLALEVTPRQGKDGQGKPVWQIGVGFSGAFSPAYDTLMRYGPLDAVTVAVRETGRLASDSLGMMARIVTGKASLQNVSGPVTIARVANVSAKRGLDWFLQFLALLSLSLCIINLLPIPILDGGHLLYYLIELVKGSPLSERAIAAGQYIGLALLAGLMGLAFYNDILGLATR; from the coding sequence ATGACTGACTTCATCGGATCGGTCTGGTGGATGATCGTCAGCCTCGGGCTGCTGGTCACCTTCCACGAGTTCGGGCACTACGCCGTGGGCCGCCTCTGCGGGGTCAAGGTGCTGCGCTTCTCGGTCGGCTTCGGCCGCCCGCTGTGGTCGCGCCGCGACAAGCACGGCACCGAGTTCGCCATCGCCGCTCTGCCGCTGGGCGGCTATGTGAAGTTCCTCGACGAGCGCGAGGTGGAGGTACACCCGCACGAGCGGGGTCAGGCCTTCAACCACAAGACGGTCTGGCAGCGCATCGCCATTGTCGCCGCCGGGCCGATCGCCAACCTGCTGCTGTGCATCCTGCTGCTGTGGGCGATGTTCGTGATCGGCAAGCAGGATTATTCGGCCACCATCGGCCGCACCACCGGCATCGCCGCCAGCGCCGGCCTGTCCAGCGGCGACCGTGTGCTGCGCGTGGACGACCGCGACGTGGTCACCCTGGGCGATGCCAGCATGGCCCTGACCGCCGCAGCGATGGACCGGCGTGACGTCACCCTCGAAGTGCTGGACAGCAGTGACCAGGTGCGCAACCGCACCCTGCCGCTGTCGCAACTGCCGGCCGGCTTCGATGAACGCCGCGTGCCCAGCCTGGCGGGCCTGCAGTGGCAGGCCGCGCTGCAGCCGGCGCAGGTGGACAGCCTGACGGCCGATTCGGCCGTGGCCGGCCTGCTGCAGGCGGGCGACGTGATCGTGGCCATCGACGGCCAGCGCATCGACGGGGCCGACCAGGTCAGCCCGCAGATCCAGGAACTGGGCCGCCGTGGCGGGCCCGGCATGATCGAAGTGCTGCGCGGGGGCGAGCGCCTGGCGCTGGAAGTGACCCCGCGCCAGGGCAAGGACGGCCAGGGCAAGCCGGTCTGGCAGATCGGCGTGGGCTTCTCAGGCGCCTTCAGCCCCGCCTATGACACCCTGATGCGCTACGGCCCGCTCGATGCGGTGACCGTGGCCGTGCGTGAAACCGGCCGCCTGGCCTCCGATTCGCTGGGCATGATGGCCCGCATCGTCACCGGCAAGGCCTCGCTGCAGAACGTTTCCGGCCCGGTCACCATCGCCCGCGTGGCCAATGTTTCGGCCAAGCGCGGCCTCGACTGGTTCCTGCAGTTCCTCGCGCTGCTGTCGCTGAGCCTGTGCATCATCAACCTGCTGCCGATTCCCATCTTGGACGGCGGGCACCTGCTGTATTACCTTATCGAGTTGGTCAAGGGCAGCCCGCTGAGCGAGCGTGCCATCGCCGCGGGTCAGTACATCGGCCTGGCGTTGCTGGCCGGGTTGATGGGGCTGGCGTTCTACAACGACATCCTCGGCCTGGCCACGCGATGA
- the bamA gene encoding outer membrane protein assembly factor BamA, protein MTRLPNRRLLALALAAVTGAPALAQAAEPFTVSDIRVDGLQRISSGTVFTYLPVERGETVTDSKVGETIRALYKTGFFEDVQLDRQGNILVVTVKERPAINKLTVTGNKDIKSDQLLKGLSDIGLTEGGTFDRLSLDRVTQELRRQYNDRGKYNVEITPTVSPLDRNRVDIAIAIKEGKAAKIQHVNLVGTEKYDSKDILEIWESKEHNWASWYRRDDQYSKEKLSGDLEKLNSWYLDRGYVDFSIDSTQVSISPDKRDMFVTAGVTEGNQYKISDIKVSGDTILPQEDVERMVVQRAGDTFSRALLEFSSDAITNSLSNIGYAFAKVNPIPTTNRAEQTVAVNMQVVPGPRVSVRRIIFKGNTRTSDEVMRREMRQFENTWYSQAAIDRSKIRLQRLGYFESVDVETPPVSGSNDQVDVVYNVKETTSGSFVFGLGYSQSYGMTTSVQLSQNNFLGGGNRVSVEASRSSYLQRYGFSYTNPYFTDDGVSLGYNLSWRELDYSDFNTAQYNSTNGSAQVVFGVPLTETDSVSLMFGIDSNQITTYRNATPQSIIDYIDALGTKTFHAWRSELGWARDSRNDYFMPTRGTYQRIGLETTLPGSTVEYFKLNYQISKYWPIMPSLVINTRAEIGYGDSYGKDQIRDLCWTAPTEANPNPTQTVDCNPSSSDYVKTVKASGLPFYENFYAGGTNSVRGFEDNTLGPRSEAINGYSNGQPLGGSLKTVGSVEAYFPRLFDSPSARVSAFVDFGNVYNGVDNFKANELRVSTGVALLWRAPVGPISISYAFPLKKKDGDEIERLQFTFGGQF, encoded by the coding sequence ATGACGCGACTCCCCAATCGCCGCCTGCTGGCCCTCGCCCTCGCCGCCGTCACCGGCGCTCCCGCCCTGGCCCAGGCAGCCGAGCCCTTCACTGTCAGCGACATCCGCGTCGACGGCCTGCAGCGCATCAGCTCGGGTACGGTGTTCACCTACCTGCCGGTGGAACGTGGCGAGACGGTCACCGACAGCAAGGTCGGCGAGACCATCCGCGCCCTCTACAAGACCGGCTTCTTCGAAGACGTGCAGCTGGACCGCCAGGGCAACATCCTGGTCGTGACCGTCAAGGAACGGCCGGCTATCAACAAGCTGACCGTCACCGGCAACAAGGACATCAAGTCCGACCAGCTGCTGAAGGGCCTGTCCGACATCGGCCTGACCGAAGGCGGCACCTTCGACCGCCTGAGCCTGGACCGCGTGACGCAGGAACTGCGCCGCCAGTACAACGATCGTGGCAAGTACAACGTCGAGATCACCCCGACGGTGAGCCCGCTGGACCGCAACCGCGTGGACATCGCCATCGCGATCAAGGAAGGCAAGGCCGCCAAGATCCAGCACGTCAATCTGGTCGGTACCGAAAAGTACGACAGCAAGGACATCCTGGAAATCTGGGAATCCAAGGAGCACAACTGGGCGTCGTGGTACCGCCGCGATGACCAGTACTCCAAGGAAAAGCTGTCCGGCGACCTGGAAAAGCTCAACTCCTGGTACCTGGACCGCGGCTACGTCGATTTCAGCATCGACTCGACCCAGGTCTCGATCAGCCCGGACAAGCGCGACATGTTCGTGACGGCCGGCGTGACCGAAGGCAACCAGTACAAGATCTCCGACATCAAGGTCAGCGGCGACACCATCCTCCCGCAGGAAGATGTCGAGCGCATGGTCGTGCAGCGCGCCGGCGACACGTTCTCGCGTGCGCTGCTGGAGTTCAGCTCCGACGCGATCACCAATTCGCTGTCCAACATCGGCTACGCGTTCGCCAAGGTGAACCCGATCCCGACCACCAACCGTGCCGAGCAGACGGTCGCGGTGAACATGCAGGTCGTCCCCGGCCCGCGCGTGTCGGTGCGCCGCATCATCTTCAAGGGCAACACCCGCACCTCCGACGAAGTGATGCGTCGCGAAATGCGCCAGTTCGAGAACACCTGGTACTCGCAGGCGGCGATCGATCGTTCCAAGATCCGCCTGCAGCGCCTGGGCTACTTCGAATCGGTGGACGTTGAAACCCCGCCGGTCAGTGGCAGCAACGACCAGGTCGACGTGGTGTACAACGTCAAGGAAACCACGTCGGGCAGCTTCGTGTTCGGCCTGGGCTACTCGCAGTCCTACGGCATGACCACCTCGGTGCAGCTGTCGCAGAACAACTTCCTCGGCGGCGGCAACCGCGTGTCGGTCGAAGCCTCGCGCAGCAGCTACCTGCAGCGTTACGGCTTCAGCTACACCAACCCGTACTTCACCGATGACGGCGTGTCGCTGGGCTACAACCTGTCCTGGCGCGAACTGGATTACTCCGACTTCAACACCGCGCAGTACAACAGCACCAATGGTTCTGCGCAGGTGGTGTTCGGCGTGCCGCTGACCGAGACCGACAGTGTCTCGCTGATGTTCGGCATCGACAGCAACCAGATCACGACCTACCGGAACGCGACGCCGCAGTCGATCATCGACTACATCGATGCTCTGGGCACGAAGACGTTCCATGCGTGGCGCAGCGAGCTGGGCTGGGCGCGCGATTCGCGCAACGACTACTTCATGCCGACCCGTGGTACGTACCAGCGCATCGGCCTGGAAACCACCCTGCCGGGCTCGACCGTCGAGTACTTCAAGCTGAACTACCAGATCAGCAAGTATTGGCCGATCATGCCCTCGCTGGTGATCAACACGCGTGCTGAAATCGGCTACGGCGACAGCTACGGCAAGGACCAGATCCGCGACCTGTGCTGGACCGCGCCGACCGAAGCCAACCCGAACCCGACGCAGACCGTCGACTGCAACCCGAGCTCCTCGGACTACGTGAAGACGGTCAAGGCCTCCGGCCTGCCCTTCTACGAGAACTTCTACGCTGGCGGCACCAACTCGGTGCGCGGCTTCGAGGACAACACCCTTGGCCCGCGTTCGGAAGCGATCAATGGTTACTCGAACGGCCAGCCGCTGGGTGGTTCGCTGAAGACCGTCGGGTCGGTGGAAGCCTATTTCCCGCGCCTGTTCGACAGCCCGTCGGCACGCGTGTCGGCCTTCGTGGACTTCGGCAACGTCTACAACGGCGTGGATAACTTCAAGGCCAACGAACTGCGCGTGTCCACCGGTGTGGCCCTGCTGTGGCGCGCCCCGGTCGGCCCGATCTCGATCAGCTACGCGTTCCCGCTGAAGAAGAAGGACGGCGACGAAATCGAGCGCCTGCAGTTCACCTTCGGTGGGCAGTTCTAA
- the lpxA gene encoding acyl-ACP--UDP-N-acetylglucosamine O-acyltransferase — MTDSAPLIHPTAVIDPSARLADDVRVGAFTIIGPDVEIGAGTEVGPHCSIHGPTRIGRDNRFIGHVAVGGEPQDKKFAGERTELVIGDRNVFREFVTLNRGTGGGGGITTIGNDNWMLAYTHVAHDCHVGDFCVFSNNTTLAGHVTVGDYVIISGFAGAHQFCRIGAHAFLGMGALTNGDVPPFTMVGTDSLGRPRGINSEGLKRRGFDAERITAIKRAYRTLYVAGLPLAEAKQQLAEQAQASDDVRSMLDFIEHTERHLLR, encoded by the coding sequence ATGACCGATAGCGCTCCCCTGATCCATCCCACCGCCGTGATCGATCCGTCGGCACGACTGGCCGACGACGTCCGCGTGGGCGCGTTCACGATCATCGGGCCCGACGTCGAAATCGGCGCCGGCACCGAGGTCGGTCCGCATTGCAGCATCCATGGCCCGACCCGGATCGGCCGCGACAACCGTTTCATCGGCCACGTCGCGGTCGGCGGCGAGCCGCAGGACAAGAAGTTCGCCGGTGAACGCACCGAGCTGGTGATCGGCGACCGCAACGTGTTCCGCGAATTCGTCACCCTCAACCGCGGTACCGGCGGCGGCGGTGGCATCACCACCATCGGCAACGACAACTGGATGCTGGCCTACACGCACGTGGCGCATGACTGCCACGTCGGCGATTTCTGCGTGTTCTCCAACAACACCACCCTGGCCGGGCATGTCACCGTCGGCGACTACGTGATCATCAGCGGCTTCGCCGGTGCCCACCAGTTCTGCCGCATCGGTGCCCACGCCTTCCTCGGCATGGGCGCGCTGACCAACGGCGATGTGCCGCCGTTCACCATGGTCGGCACCGATTCGCTGGGCCGCCCGCGCGGCATCAACAGCGAAGGCCTCAAGCGCCGTGGCTTCGATGCCGAACGCATCACCGCCATCAAGCGTGCCTACCGCACCCTGTACGTGGCAGGCCTGCCGCTGGCAGAAGCCAAGCAGCAGCTGGCCGAGCAGGCACAGGCCAGCGATGACGTCCGCTCCATGCTGGACTTCATCGAGCACACCGAGAGGCACCTGCTGCGATGA
- the frr gene encoding ribosome recycling factor codes for MLNDIKNNAQTRMAKSIDALKHTLTSIRTGRATPALLDRVTVNAYGNASTPLNQVASISNADAHSLLVTPFDKSMIKEIEKGLYNHEFTPNTLGAAIRINMPPPTEERRKELAKQVQKEGEGAKIAVRNIRQDANKEIAKLVKDKAISEDEKKRGEDDIQKLTDTSIKDVDKVVADKEKELLSV; via the coding sequence ATGCTCAACGACATCAAGAACAACGCGCAGACGCGCATGGCCAAGAGCATCGACGCTCTGAAGCACACCCTCACCTCGATCCGCACCGGGCGTGCCACTCCCGCCCTGCTGGACCGCGTTACGGTCAATGCCTACGGCAACGCCAGCACCCCGCTGAACCAGGTCGCGTCGATCTCCAACGCCGATGCCCACTCGCTGCTGGTCACGCCCTTCGACAAGAGCATGATCAAGGAAATCGAGAAGGGCCTGTACAACCACGAGTTCACCCCGAACACGCTGGGCGCCGCCATCCGCATCAACATGCCGCCGCCGACCGAAGAGCGCCGCAAGGAACTGGCCAAGCAGGTGCAGAAGGAAGGCGAAGGCGCCAAGATCGCCGTGCGCAACATCCGCCAGGATGCCAACAAGGAAATCGCCAAGCTGGTCAAGGACAAGGCCATCAGCGAAGACGAGAAGAAGCGCGGCGAAGACGACATCCAGAAGCTGACTGACACCAGCATCAAGGACGTCGACAAAGTCGTCGCCGACAAGGAAAAGGAACTGTTGTCGGTCTGA
- the uppS gene encoding polyprenyl diphosphate synthase gives MPSVPPPLPAALPRHLAIIMDGNGRWAQQRRRPRVIGHRAGARAVNRTIDRCLELGIPALTLFAFSSENWGRPQEEVDALMKLFLGALDREVDELHRRGVRVRFIGERDRFGAGLVSRMQLAEQRTADNTTLTLSIAASYGGRQDIARAARALAAEVAAGRLLPEQIDESLLGRQVALADLPPPDLFIRTGGDTRISNFLLWQLAYTELWFTEALWPDFDSAQLQQALDAYANRERRFGLTSAQIAALATETPSP, from the coding sequence ATGCCTTCAGTCCCGCCTCCCTTGCCGGCCGCCCTGCCCCGCCACCTTGCCATCATCATGGATGGCAACGGGCGCTGGGCACAGCAGCGCCGCCGTCCGCGCGTGATCGGCCACCGTGCCGGCGCGCGCGCGGTCAACCGTACCATCGACCGTTGCCTTGAACTGGGCATTCCGGCACTGACCCTGTTCGCGTTCTCCAGCGAGAACTGGGGCCGCCCGCAGGAAGAAGTCGATGCCCTGATGAAGCTGTTCCTCGGCGCGCTCGACCGTGAAGTGGACGAGCTGCACCGTCGTGGCGTGCGCGTGCGCTTCATCGGCGAGCGCGACCGCTTCGGTGCAGGGCTGGTCAGCCGCATGCAGCTGGCCGAACAGCGCACCGCCGACAACACCACCCTGACCCTGTCGATCGCCGCCAGTTACGGCGGGCGCCAGGACATCGCCCGCGCCGCCCGTGCGCTGGCGGCGGAAGTGGCCGCCGGGCGCCTGCTTCCCGAGCAGATCGACGAATCGCTGCTGGGCCGCCAGGTCGCCCTGGCCGACCTGCCGCCGCCGGACCTGTTCATCCGTACCGGTGGCGATACCCGCATCAGCAACTTCCTGCTGTGGCAGCTGGCGTATACCGAGCTGTGGTTCACCGAGGCACTGTGGCCGGACTTCGATTCCGCGCAGCTGCAGCAGGCGCTGGACGCCTACGCCAATCGTGAACGCCGCTTCGGCCTGACCAGCGCCCAGATCGCCGCCCTGGCCACCGAGACGCCCAGCCCATGA